The following are encoded together in the Capsulimonas corticalis genome:
- the grpE gene encoding nucleotide exchange factor GrpE, whose product MAEKIHKIKVNATHDDLDESFDAAGAHSIPEDEVDSRAPIDLNAPVGLEDALAGVHGMESDSDDEDDRGVIDLDATIPSTPKAEAAAPSGASRDEVEALKAQAATANENYLRALADLQNFRRRGEEERLRIIRDGNEKLLKELLPVLDDFDLAANAAKQSESYEQLANGVDAILRKFRETLQKQGVEAIAAVGEKFDPDLHEAVMLDEDSEQEDETVTAELRKGYTMNGRVIRPTLVKVAKNS is encoded by the coding sequence ATGGCTGAGAAGATACACAAAATTAAAGTCAACGCGACACACGACGATCTAGACGAATCGTTTGACGCCGCCGGCGCGCACTCGATCCCCGAAGACGAAGTCGACTCTCGGGCGCCCATCGACCTGAACGCGCCGGTTGGCCTGGAGGATGCGCTTGCCGGCGTCCATGGGATGGAGTCCGACAGCGACGATGAAGATGACCGGGGTGTGATCGATCTGGACGCGACCATCCCCAGCACGCCCAAGGCCGAGGCGGCCGCGCCCAGCGGCGCGTCGCGCGATGAAGTCGAGGCGCTGAAGGCGCAGGCGGCGACGGCGAATGAGAACTATCTGCGCGCGCTGGCGGACTTGCAGAACTTCCGCCGCCGCGGCGAGGAAGAGCGCCTTCGCATTATCCGCGACGGCAACGAAAAGCTTCTGAAGGAGCTGCTGCCCGTTCTGGACGATTTCGATCTCGCGGCGAACGCGGCGAAGCAGTCCGAAAGCTACGAGCAGCTGGCGAACGGCGTCGACGCGATCCTGCGCAAGTTCCGCGAAACCCTGCAAAAGCAGGGCGTGGAGGCGATCGCGGCGGTCGGCGAGAAGTTCGATCCGGACCTGCACGAAGCGGTCATGCTGGATGAAGACAGCGAGCAGGAAGACGAGACCGTGACGGCGGAGCTTCGCAAGGGCTACACCATGAATGGACGCGTTATCCGGCCGACACTGGTCAAGGTCGCAAAGAACAGCTAA